In Amycolatopsis methanolica 239, a single genomic region encodes these proteins:
- a CDS encoding TVP38/TMEM64 family protein, whose product MDVVPRRLKMVIALVLLAGAVVAAFTLPVPSPAELRNWAAGAGPVTALVFLAAYSVLTVAPIPRTVFNLAAGLLLGDVLGIVVAITATAVSGALGFGLARLVGRDLVSRHLERKVVRAVDERLADGGVLAVASLRLIPLVPFAPLGYCCGILSVRFRPYLAGTVLGSLPGTIAVVVLGDALTGGTPPALLACYGAFALAGALGLARIARGTAYAGRTGQPATLDPVREEIVRAEPTQHLRRVSEE is encoded by the coding sequence GTGGACGTCGTGCCCCGCCGCCTGAAGATGGTCATCGCGCTCGTCCTGCTCGCCGGGGCGGTCGTGGCGGCGTTCACACTCCCCGTGCCGAGCCCCGCGGAACTGCGCAACTGGGCCGCGGGCGCCGGTCCGGTGACGGCGCTGGTGTTCCTGGCCGCCTATTCGGTACTCACCGTCGCGCCCATACCCCGCACCGTGTTCAACCTCGCGGCCGGGCTCCTGCTGGGTGACGTGCTCGGCATCGTGGTGGCCATCACGGCGACCGCCGTGTCCGGCGCGCTCGGCTTCGGCCTGGCCCGCCTGGTCGGCCGCGACCTCGTCTCCCGCCACCTGGAACGGAAAGTGGTGCGCGCGGTCGACGAGCGGCTCGCCGACGGCGGTGTGCTCGCGGTAGCGTCGCTGCGGCTGATCCCGCTGGTTCCCTTCGCGCCACTGGGATACTGCTGCGGGATCCTCTCCGTGCGGTTCCGCCCGTACCTGGCCGGGACCGTCCTCGGCAGCCTGCCCGGCACGATCGCGGTGGTGGTGCTGGGCGACGCGCTCACCGGCGGCACGCCGCCCGCGCTGCTCGCCTGCTACGGTGCCTTCGCACTCGCCGGGGCCCTTGGCCTGGCCCGAATCGCCCGCGGGACTGCTTACGCCGGGCGCACCGGGCAGCCCGCTACACTCGACCCGGTGCGCGAGGAGATCGTTCGCGCTGAGCCAACCCAGCACTTGCGGAGAGTTTCCGAGGAGTAG